Proteins from one Hydrogenophaga sp. SL48 genomic window:
- a CDS encoding aminotransferase-like domain-containing protein yields the protein MFNTPDTRPADALASAPALSRTAAQTLAEQLAGRFAARIRDRLLAPGARLPSVRQCAAQQGLSPSTVVAAYDLLLAQGLVQAQRYRGFFVRERAPRGGPAAPAPSDAPARMAAPVNAAALIRGMFHPPGSQPQPGMGAFPPDWMASTFMQAAVRRVTTPQALADNSLRYGEPLGDGALRRVLATRLQSLGLHAGPGQIITTVGATHALDIVSRTLLKPGDCVMVEEPGWAVEFARLDAMGMRILPVPRGPAGPDLAVMARYCEEHAPKLFVSVSVLHNPTGHSLSPASAHRVLQLAQQHGFYVVEDDTYGHIAPEHATRMSVLDGLQRTIYVSGFAKILAPNWRVGYLVAPPDWVERLLDTKLLTTLTTPSLLERALAHCIEQGQLLRHAERIRARLDEARSRSVKLAQAAGCRFVSEPAGLFGWVDTGVDTEALAQRMLDEGYLIAPGALFHAARAPSTLMRINFATTQDAAFWKVFRRLAVR from the coding sequence ATGTTCAACACCCCCGACACCCGCCCCGCCGACGCGCTCGCCAGCGCGCCCGCCCTCAGCCGCACGGCGGCACAGACGCTGGCCGAGCAGCTGGCTGGGCGTTTTGCCGCCCGCATCCGCGACCGCCTGCTCGCGCCCGGCGCGCGCCTGCCCAGCGTGCGCCAGTGTGCGGCCCAGCAGGGACTGAGCCCGTCCACCGTGGTGGCGGCCTACGACCTGCTGCTGGCGCAGGGCCTGGTGCAGGCGCAGCGTTATCGCGGCTTTTTCGTGCGCGAGCGGGCGCCGCGCGGCGGCCCGGCGGCGCCCGCGCCCAGCGACGCGCCGGCCCGCATGGCCGCGCCGGTGAACGCGGCGGCGCTGATCCGCGGCATGTTCCACCCGCCGGGCTCGCAACCACAGCCCGGCATGGGCGCCTTCCCGCCCGACTGGATGGCCTCCACCTTCATGCAGGCCGCGGTGCGCCGCGTCACCACGCCGCAGGCGCTGGCCGACAACTCGCTGCGCTACGGCGAACCGCTGGGTGATGGCGCGTTGCGCCGTGTGCTGGCCACGCGGCTGCAGAGCCTGGGCCTGCACGCCGGGCCGGGCCAGATCATCACCACCGTGGGGGCCACGCACGCGCTCGACATCGTGAGCCGCACCCTGCTGAAACCAGGCGACTGCGTGATGGTGGAAGAGCCGGGCTGGGCCGTCGAGTTCGCCCGGCTCGATGCCATGGGCATGCGCATCCTGCCGGTGCCGCGCGGCCCGGCCGGGCCCGATCTGGCGGTGATGGCGCGCTACTGCGAGGAACACGCGCCCAAGCTGTTTGTGAGCGTGAGCGTGTTGCACAACCCGACCGGCCACAGCCTCTCGCCGGCCAGCGCGCACCGTGTGCTGCAGCTCGCGCAGCAGCACGGTTTCTACGTGGTGGAGGACGACACCTACGGCCACATCGCACCCGAGCACGCCACCCGCATGAGCGTGCTCGATGGCCTGCAGCGCACCATCTACGTGAGCGGTTTCGCCAAGATCCTGGCGCCGAACTGGCGCGTGGGCTACCTGGTCGCGCCGCCCGACTGGGTGGAACGCCTGCTCGACACCAAGCTGCTCACCACGCTGACCACGCCCAGCCTGCTGGAGCGTGCGCTGGCGCACTGCATCGAGCAGGGCCAGCTGCTGCGCCATGCCGAGCGCATCCGCGCGCGGCTCGACGAAGCGCGCAGCCGCAGCGTGAAGCTGGCGCAGGCGGCGGGCTGCCGTTTCGTGTCGGAGCCGGCGGGTCTGTTTGGCTGGGTGGACACGGGCGTGGACACCGAAGCGCTGGCGCAGCGCATGCTGGACGAGGGATACCTGATCGCGCCCGGCGCGCTGTTCCACGCCGCGCGCGCGCCGAGCACCCTGATGCGCATCAACTTCGCGACCACGCAGGACGCCGCGTTCTGGAAGGTGTTCAGGCGGCTGGCGGTTCGCTGA
- a CDS encoding ATP-binding protein, with protein sequence MPNSAQRIALDLQRTLQDLKEERERTRVLMAELDRQNHELDRLRSSVHRESNSRLLAEEALDETRDRLQLAVDAARLALWDWQLPSQQVFLTARWGEMLGDIAMEGHWDTRGLLDRVHPDDLARVDAVTRSLLKGQQQHAVSQYRVRTVDGWLWIESHAMVAEHDAKGRPIRLMGTHADISERKRVEAQGERARELAEQASRAKSEFLANISHEVRTPLNALMGLTRLLMDSPLNPEQKSWLDLMDSSAHALLALLNDVLDLSRIEAGKLSIEHVPFNLRDTLDEVSALYAEQARAKPLDWTLQTAPDLPTQMLGDPGRLRQVLGNLLSNALKFTPRGGRIRVSAQALSAAGTGQRLLRLQVQDSGVGISPKQQTTIFDAFTQADASTARRFGGSGLGLAICSRLVQLMGGGIELQSELGQGSTFTVTLPLGEPAVPDKGPLSGPVELNGVAQAGQRFAGLCVLVAEDHPVNELLMNQLLQRLGCTVRNARDGDRAVQQWSQGGVDLVLMDVQMPGSNGLEATRRIRELETLKGLPHTPIVAVTANAMIGDREACLAAGMDGYTPKPVGPRALMHAMDDALRRISLPPAHGLPVESAPQASQRSPATAGAIDVNKLRRRLDGDEATLRQLAHAMRSDLAERLEQLQAALLSQDPHLAIAHAHGLKGSLGSMTAERGALLSKGLELAARSRDWKLFERALPLMQTEAQQIDTALAALLSEPPAA encoded by the coding sequence ATGCCCAACAGCGCCCAACGCATCGCCCTCGACCTGCAACGCACCTTGCAGGATCTGAAAGAAGAGCGCGAGCGCACGCGGGTGCTGATGGCCGAGCTCGACCGGCAGAACCATGAGCTGGACCGCCTGCGCAGCTCGGTGCACCGCGAATCCAACAGCCGTCTGCTGGCCGAAGAGGCCCTGGACGAGACGCGCGACCGCCTGCAGCTCGCGGTGGACGCCGCCCGGCTGGCACTGTGGGACTGGCAACTGCCCTCGCAACAGGTTTTTCTGACCGCGCGCTGGGGCGAGATGCTGGGCGACATCGCCATGGAAGGCCATTGGGACACCCGCGGCCTGCTTGACCGTGTGCACCCCGACGATCTCGCCCGTGTGGACGCCGTGACCCGCTCCCTGCTGAAAGGACAGCAGCAGCACGCGGTGTCGCAATACCGCGTGCGCACGGTCGATGGCTGGCTCTGGATCGAAAGCCACGCCATGGTGGCTGAACACGACGCCAAGGGCCGTCCCATCCGCCTGATGGGCACGCATGCCGACATCAGTGAACGCAAGCGCGTCGAAGCCCAGGGCGAGCGCGCACGCGAATTGGCCGAGCAGGCCAGCCGCGCCAAGAGCGAGTTCCTGGCCAACATCAGCCACGAGGTGCGCACACCACTCAACGCACTGATGGGCCTGACACGGCTGTTGATGGATTCGCCACTGAACCCGGAACAAAAGAGCTGGCTCGACCTGATGGACAGCTCGGCCCACGCGCTGCTGGCCCTGCTCAACGACGTGCTGGACCTCTCTCGCATCGAAGCGGGCAAGCTCAGCATCGAACACGTTCCCTTCAACCTGCGCGACACACTGGACGAAGTGAGTGCCCTTTATGCCGAACAGGCGCGTGCCAAGCCACTGGACTGGACCTTGCAAACCGCGCCTGACCTTCCGACGCAGATGCTTGGCGACCCGGGGCGGTTGCGCCAGGTGCTGGGCAACCTGCTGTCGAACGCGCTGAAGTTCACCCCGCGCGGCGGGCGCATCCGGGTCTCGGCCCAGGCACTGTCGGCCGCCGGCACAGGCCAGCGCCTGCTGCGCCTGCAGGTGCAGGACAGCGGTGTGGGCATTTCACCCAAGCAGCAGACCACGATTTTTGACGCCTTCACCCAGGCCGACGCCTCCACCGCGCGCCGCTTCGGCGGCAGCGGGCTGGGCCTGGCGATCTGCTCGCGCCTGGTCCAGCTCATGGGCGGAGGCATCGAGTTGCAAAGCGAGCTCGGCCAGGGCAGCACCTTCACGGTGACCCTGCCGCTCGGCGAGCCCGCCGTGCCTGACAAGGGTCCGCTGAGCGGGCCGGTGGAGCTGAACGGGGTGGCGCAAGCCGGCCAGCGTTTTGCCGGGCTGTGCGTGCTGGTCGCAGAAGATCACCCGGTCAATGAGCTGCTGATGAACCAGTTGCTGCAGCGCCTGGGCTGCACCGTGCGCAACGCTCGCGACGGCGATCGCGCGGTGCAGCAGTGGTCGCAAGGCGGGGTGGATCTCGTGCTGATGGATGTGCAGATGCCCGGCAGCAACGGGCTCGAAGCAACGCGGCGCATCCGCGAACTGGAAACCCTGAAGGGGCTGCCACACACACCGATCGTGGCGGTGACGGCCAACGCCATGATCGGCGACCGCGAGGCCTGCCTGGCCGCCGGCATGGACGGCTACACGCCCAAGCCGGTGGGTCCAAGGGCTCTGATGCATGCGATGGACGACGCGCTGCGGCGCATCTCGCTCCCTCCCGCACACGGCCTCCCGGTCGAATCCGCGCCACAGGCCAGCCAGCGCTCCCCGGCGACCGCCGGCGCCATCGACGTGAACAAACTGCGCCGCCGGCTCGACGGCGACGAGGCCACGCTGCGCCAGCTGGCGCACGCGATGCGCAGCGATCTGGCCGAGCGCCTGGAGCAGTTGCAAGCCGCCTTGTTGTCACAAGACCCCCACCTGGCCATCGCCCACGCGCATGGACTCAAGGGCTCGCTCGGCAGCATGACGGCCGAACGCGGCGCCCTGCTCTCCAAAGGACTGGAACTGGCCGCGCGTTCGCGCGACTGGAAGCTGTTCGAGCGCGCGCTGCCGCTGATGCAGACCGAAGCGCAGCAGATCGACACCGCGCTCGCCGCCTTGCTCAGCGAACCGCCAGCCGCCTGA
- a CDS encoding LysE family translocator — protein MTASEFSALLVLATATSFTPGPNTTLSTALAANFGLRHSLRFVCAVPVGWGLLLALCAGGLGTLIVAQPALRWAILIGGCAYLLWMAWKLWGSRSLSQVKAERLQVTFAQGVGLQFLNIKAWMLALSIVAGWIAGRPDALERFVQVLPLMLAFALFSNLLYATVGSLLRHWLAGPVVDGVATGARLLVFNRIMAGALVLTAAWMLVTGIGGPT, from the coding sequence ATGACCGCCAGCGAGTTCAGCGCCCTGCTGGTGCTGGCCACGGCCACCAGCTTCACCCCGGGGCCCAACACCACGCTGTCCACCGCGCTCGCGGCCAACTTCGGCCTGCGGCATTCGCTGCGCTTCGTCTGCGCGGTGCCGGTGGGCTGGGGTCTGTTGCTGGCGCTGTGTGCGGGTGGGCTGGGCACGCTGATCGTGGCGCAGCCGGCCTTGCGATGGGCCATCCTGATCGGTGGCTGCGCCTACCTGCTGTGGATGGCGTGGAAACTCTGGGGCAGCCGCTCGCTCAGCCAGGTCAAGGCCGAGCGGCTGCAAGTCACGTTCGCGCAGGGCGTGGGCCTGCAGTTCCTCAACATCAAGGCCTGGATGCTGGCGCTGTCGATCGTGGCGGGCTGGATCGCCGGGCGGCCGGACGCGCTGGAGCGCTTCGTCCAGGTGCTGCCGCTGATGCTGGCCTTCGCGTTGTTCAGCAACCTGCTTTACGCCACCGTCGGTTCCCTGCTGCGCCACTGGCTGGCTGGGCCGGTGGTGGACGGCGTGGCCACGGGCGCACGCCTGCTGGTGTTCAATCGGATCATGGCCGGCGCGCTGGTGCTCACCGCAGCGTGGATGCTGGTGACAGGCATTGGGGGCCCGACATGA